Part of the Lates calcarifer isolate ASB-BC8 linkage group LG6, TLL_Latcal_v3, whole genome shotgun sequence genome, tttataacacGCAGAGCTAGTTTTGTAGTTGATTTCTTCATTGTGGTTCTCAAAACCTTCAAAACTGTCATATGCTCTCACACGAGCTGCTGCGATAGCAACTTCCTTTTCTGCTTGTAGTTGTTGCAGTTTTGCTCTCTCTTGTTCCAACTGTTGTTGCATTTCCACCTCTCTTTGCTTCATTTCTGACAACATTTTTGCCTCTTTAAGTTTCCATTCACTTTCTAACTTGTGAAGATGTGCTTGCTGTGCTTGAATTTCTTCCATGGCCTTTGATTGCTCCAGCTTAGCAGCAAGCTCTGCTTCTGCATCTACTCTACTGCCGTGGGTACTAGCTGAGCCAGAGTGTTTGCTCGATTTCTCTAATGACTCGAATGAActtacagtttcagttttagttagGCCAAAGACAGACCcatattcatttttgtttaatgtttctcTTACTCTTTCCTTTTCAAGTTGATCATTATAATCTTCATTAATAGTCTCTATACGGTTGCTTATGAGGTCACGAATTTCCATGGTCAGTACACCACAGGCATCCATTTTTTTGACGATCTCTGGTGTGGTGTTACTGTTACGTAGAATAGGTTCATACTGTAGTTTTACAGCATCGTACTTTGCTTGAATATCTTCATGTAATTTATTGAGGTCTTCTAATGAGCAGAAGGTTTTTAATTTTGTCCTTGTCTCCCTTGCTACTAGCTTCCAAGAGTTATAGgctttgttaaatgttttttcacgTTTTTTGATGTCTTGGTCATGCATCTCTTGGCCTTTCTCTGTTAGCTTTCTTTCACGTGAGCTAGACCTGAGTGGCGTGTCTGTGGGattgtctgtttcctctgttggGGGtgacatcttgtttgtttgtgtaactgCTTTAAGTCTGGCGTGTCTTTTGATTGTCCTATGCCTGAATTCACACTTATAAGCTGCAGTTATCTTTTACCACAGAGTTGTACTTATATCAAGCATTTACAGATTATGGACATTCAAAGGGATTTTGTCATAAAACAGTAACCACAATGTCATAAATGAGCGCTGTAAATATTAATAGCTAAAGAACTTCACCCTTCAACTTTTCATAAACAAACATGTCATGAATTATTATTCCATAAACACATGTGCCATTGGTCTTGAAATATTCACCAATTTCAAAGCTATTATGTGTTAGTAGCCAGCTCACAAATTATTTTGACCTCAAAATATTATGTTAGTATTTCAGGCACTTCAGTTGTGCTGTATGTGTTCATACATAGTTCCTTTTGTTCCTTGGTACCCAATGTCTCTTTTTTCAGCATCTGTAGTTATACCTTCAGCGTGCTGTCCTTTTTAATCTTGCCTGTGCTGAATGTGAGTGCGAGCGGAGTTAGGTGGCTGGGAACAGGTTGGTAGCTGGATCTCAGATGAAATGGCGTCAGCTTCTCTACAGGGACGGCAGGTCTGTTGTAGCCAGGGAGTTTTCACTGTAGCGGCCCACTTGGAATAACCAAATAATGCAGAGAGCTTCGACTGGTGCATGCtttacttctctcctcttttcttctcctctaatTTTGACACCGTGAAAACTATatgaacagaaatacaaataccACAGTACctattatttacacacacataatgtacagaaacatgtttacatttttaaacttaacacaaattatattttaaacgAAATGAACAACTTGTTTAACAATGAACACCATTAATCTTTCCATACCTCCTTCTGCTTCCAAGGGCGCTAAGTTTATGTTCAGCCTGCTAGCAGCCTATCTCCACCTACACGTCGCACTGACATTCCTTAACGTGAcatgcaaacaacacaaaacatgaagCGAACCACAATAAAAAATTCCTTTCATAAATTTCTACACATAATATAACAAGTAAATAATTTGTTTGCATGTCTTACCAACAGAAACAACGAGAGCAGGTCATTTACGACAAATCGTGAGCGGGAAGTCTAGCGGCAGCAACAACAGGAAGTATACGGAGAAGAAGAGCAGtgctcttcaaaataaaggcacaaaaataaaatgacagaactgCTTCCTTTACTACAAACACAATTTGCTgtcatttacagtgtttatgCTCAACAACATTTATAtaacagctgtagttactgATTAAATCTCACgttaagattttacatacaaaacatgaaatatgaagcTTTGTTGTAGATTCAACAAATTGCTCTCTTGATGAACTAAACTGGGGTTTCAATTTATCTttataaatctgaaaataatgGCTCGTGCAACTGCTTGAAAGCATATTATGCTGTAATCTCAAAGTAACTGCGTAATGTGACAGGGGACTCTCGCTAGAGACACATATGCTGTGACACTGTAtgaatacagcagcagcaggcccaCACTCTTtcccagctgctgcagagaaaaacagcaccTTGCTCCGGGTCGGTTGGAGGTCCCGGTGTCAATTGGGACACCGACAAACGCCGCATCAAGCCCGTCCGCTGTCTCCTGGTAAGGCAGTTTGGCCATGGTAGGGATTCCTGACACCCGAGCAACAAACTCGGCGCTCGGTGGCACATTGTAGCGTTTCCCTGAGCACTTTCTGTTGGGATTCACGCGTGAAACTCTTCTGTcgctgcagagagacaaagtttgTTGCGGTTGTAGAGAGAAGAAACCCGCTGCTGTATAACACGGTGAAATAATGGCGCGAGTTGCGTTCAGGTTTCTccaacatgacaacatattttctGAGTTACGTGTTTAATATGGAGCTGTGTGAGTTGTAGCGGAGAGACTGACTTGTGTAGGTACTTTATTTCCTTGTGAGCTCGTAACTTCCCGTGTCGTATTTGCCACAGAGGAAGGACAAAAAGTACATCAGTGTAGTGTTTCATGTTTAATAAAGTGGTCAAACGTTGTAATTTTGAATGCGCCACGTCTGGCAATTCAATACACGGTACACAGTATCAACCCACTCTAGATGAGAtattattttttcccttttcttgtcTGGTCGCGCGTGTGGCTTTCAAAATAACCACATGGTTCTGACCGTGAAGGCAACATGGGTCCACAAGACAGTGACAGGGCAGGTGGGAGGGGGCGGCCTCTAGAGGCCCATCTCCGCCACGGTGAGGAAAATAGTAATAGCAATAGAGTTTTTAATGTATTTGCATACAAGTTTAACTCTTCCTGTAGACTTCAATGAGACGAGGTTGGTGTATAAACAGATGAATGTCAACAGAGGTGAAACACAGGtgtaatgatataaaatatgtcttGAAAGAAGAAGTTAGGGGGACTTAGTCTGAACTATGAGATACAGCTAACCATCTGATAATTTGGCTTTAGTAACTCATTTTGAGTCACtaagtcaaaataaaagatgGTAAGATTACTTTGTTAAATTGTGAGaattttgacttttattttctttctgttttctactTACTATTACgcatgataaaaacattttgacatgagTTAAAATTATGAGACTGTAAATCAGTGTTTTGAGTTACAAAGTCACAATTACTTCATAGTcaaaattaagattttttttgcttctgttcATCAGTTTTCATGTCTACCTATCTCTGAGAGAGAGCTATAATAGAACAatgcataaatacatttaactatATTATCCTATGTAACGTTGTTCTGAATGTCTAACTTACTGCGGCAGACGGAGgaggttttattattattgcgCACTTCACCTGTCCTCCTCAAGAGGCAGAGAGTGCGGCTTCGTCAGACCAGCTTCAGACACCGCACACTGCAGACGACAACACTCCTCAGACTTGTCTCATTACATTGCATAATATCGACAAGCCATCATGGTAAGTACGATATTAAATTGaatttctgacatttctctctccatctgttgttttaaatgtctaACCTATATCAGGGGGAGATGGGGGGGAAAGTAGGTCGCACATGTGATATTTCTCCAATGTTACCCTTTCTTGTGTTGGTATATTCTGTCGCCTATTACTGCTGTAGATGCATCGTCAATTTGCCTTATGTTAGACAATTAAACATTTGTTAGTTTTGTTAGAATGTAATCTAATACATTCCTGCAGTGCAAAGGACTAATCCTCTTCCCACATAACTCATCTAAATCAGTTTAGATACCAATGCTTGATCACTGGCTTCACACTAACTTCACTACCAGTTAGTCAACCTGATTTTCTGGCCCTTTGTGCAGCTTTGATGTACCTTCTTATATACTACATCAATTCAGTGCCCATTGATCATCTCCTGTGAAATGATAAATTCCCCCAGCTGTCTTCATGTGGTACATAACACTAAACCACCTACTATATTTCTATTATACtggaaaagaataaaatatataaatatataataaattagAAATCTGATGGCACATAACCTCAGTGGAGGATCTGAATGTGGCTTTTTAAAGAGACAGCACACTGCAACATGTCTGACCTAGATAATCCCCTCTCCCTACAGTAATCCCATTGGCAGTAGGCACAGTCTTATGTCGCAGCAGAAAATGCATGGGCTCCAAAGAAATAAATTACAGACTGAACCTTGGTTAGACATGTGCTCATAGAAAATTGAGTGTAAATAGTGAAGGTTTTTCATGCACGGTGGAGATACAGTTTGTGTTCACTtttgacaaacaaaataatgagtGTTGCCCATGATGCCTTGCAGTTTTGCAGGTAATTTAAAGGCTATCTTAAAAAAACgctttctgtttttatagaaGTTGGTTTCAGTTTGGAAGCcttatgtgtttgcatgtgtttttctcttcatcagTAGTAGTTGTGGTCTGTTCCCTATGTCAGAGGTGCATCTTAATCCAaatcttctttctcttcaccCCAGCGTGAGTGTATCTCCATCCACGTTGGTCAGGCTGGCGTCCAGATTggcaatgcatgctgggagctTTATTGCCTGGAACATGGGATCCAGCCGGACGGACAGATGCCCAGTGACAAAGCCATCGGCGGGGGAGATGATTCCTTCAACACCTTCTTCAGTGAGACTGGAGCTGGAAAACACGTCCCCAGGGCTGTTTTTGTCGACCTGGAGCCCACGGTCATCGGTAAACCTCCAGAAATACAGATATCACATAGCTCATGATTTCAGTTTGTAAAACTCGTTTGTGACTCAATCTGACTCCTCAGATGAGGTGCGCACTGGGACCTACCGTCAGCTCTTCCACCCTGAGCAGCTGATCACTGGTAAAGAGGATGCTGCCAACAACTACGCCCGTGGACACTACACCATCGGCAAAGAGATCATTGACCTGGTGCTGGACAGGATCCGCAAACTGGTGGGTAACATAATATTAGGAGGAGTTCATTCTTTGTTTGCTGTATCTCATATATTTGATGACTgtgtccctctctgtcctcaggctGACCAGTGCACTGGTCTTCAGGGCTTCCTGGTTTTCCACAGCTTCGGAGGTGGCACCGGCTCTGGTTTCACCTCCCTGCTGATGGAGCGTCTGTCCGTCGACTACGGCAAGAAGTCTAAGCTGGAGTTCTCCATCTACCCAGCTCCCCAGGTGTCCACTGCTGTGGTGGAGCCCTACAACTCCATCCTGACCACCCACACCACCCTGGAGCACTCTGACTGTGCCTTCATGGTAGATAACGAGGCCATCTACGACATCTGCCGTAGGAACCTCGATATCGAGCGTCCTACCTACACCAACCTGAACAGGTTGATCAGTCAGATCGTGTCCTCCATCACTGCTTCCCTTCGTTTCGATGGTGCCCTCAATGTTGATCTGACCGAGTTCCAGACCAACTTGGTGCCATATCCCCGTATCCACTTCCCCCTGGCCACCTATGCCCCTGTCATCTCTGCTGAGAAGGCGTACCATGAGCAGCTCTCAGTGGCTGAGATCACAAACGCCTGCTTTgagccagccaatcagatggtgAAATGTGACCCACGCCACGGCAAGTACATGGCTTGCTGCCTCTTGTACCGTGGTGATGTGGTGCCCAAAGATGTCAATGCTGCCATCGCCACCATCAAAACCAAGCGCTCCATCCAGTTTGTGGACTGGTGCCCCACTGGTTTCAAGGTTGGCATCAACTACCAGCCTCCCACCGTGGTTCCTGGTGGAGACCTGGCCAAGGTCCAGAGGGCTGTGTGCATGCTGAGCAACACCACTGCTATTGCAGAGGCCTGGGCTCGGCTCGACCACAAGTTCGATCTGATGTACGCTAAGCGTGCCTTTGTTCACTGGTACGTGGGTGAGGGtatggaggagggagagtttTCTGAGGCCAGAGAGGATATGGCAGCTCTGGAGAAGGATTACGAGGAGGTCGGAGTTGACTCCATtgagggtgagggagaggaggagggtgaggagtaTTAAAAGGGACATATAGCAGCTagataaaaaggaaacagtTGACTTGAGTGTGTTCCTAAATACATtccaaacagaaatgtttgtctATTAGTTAGCAGTTTAACCATAATCAGAGTACTACCATTAAAATGCCTGTTTGGCTCTGTCTTAAATAAAATTCCTGTAACATgaagttgtttgtgtgttatttatcaAACCTTTTCTTAATTTTTTAGTCAATGGTGACAAATTAAGTATTATTTGCAGGAGATTTCTCCATCCTAATCTTGAAATGCTAAATCCTATGCCATCAGATGAGAAAACTATATATAATATCAGTAGATCAATAAACACCATACAGGTTTTGCAGAATATATACTGTTCCAACATTTTAGGCCCATAATTTATAGGTTTGTAATGTCTTCAAGTAAATCTGTGGAATGATCTGTACAATGCACTCAAAGCTCTCTTCAGGCAGATACCTTTATtctgaaacactgcagaaaaatCTACATTTATCCAAAATATTTCTCCCCATCTTTGTATGAAAACAATATACATGCTCTTTATCTTGTATCCCTAACTGAGTAAGTGATTATGTGATATTTAAAGATACTGAAAGTGTAGACTTAACCTACTGGTTTTGATAACAGATGATAGAGAAGTGTGAAACGTTAAGTCACTCCATTCAAATCAATTTACCAGACTATAATCAGTACTAAACTGTATATAAGctagcaacaaacaaacaccagtAAGCCACCCCAATGGCTCTGAGCAAGTGCAAACATGGACACAAAGTGCAAACCACAGGACTAAAAGCAACAAAACCACATCCATAAGGTCGGTCAATACTCTGCATGATCAGTGCTACCCATCATCATTGTGATTACTACGTAGTGACACAATGGAGAGGCTTCTACATACATTTCATAGTGCAGAATAGGAGTATAAGTGATCGACTAACAACCTTACACAGACACCCACTGGAAACCAGTTTGATGACAGTTTGATGGACAAACAAGCAGTTTATGTTCTGTGCGTTACCTGCGAATATGTAAAACTTAAGGTCCCCCTACACAGTAGAGTCTGACAAGTATAG contains:
- the LOC108889028 gene encoding tubulin alpha-1B chain isoform X2; the protein is MRECISIHVGQAGVQIGNACWELYCLEHGIQPDGQMPSDKAIGGGDDSFNTFFSETGAGKHVPRAVFVDLEPTVIDEVRTGTYRQLFHPEQLITGKEDAANNYARGHYTIGKEIIDLVLDRIRKLADQCTGLQGFLVFHSFGGGTGSGFTSLLMERLSVDYGKKSKLEFSIYPAPQVSTAVVEPYNSILTTHTTLEHSDCAFMVDNEAIYDICRRNLDIERPTYTNLNRLISQIVSSITASLRFDGALNVDLTEFQTNLVPYPRIHFPLATYAPVISAEKAYHEQLSVAEITNACFEPANQMVKCDPRHGKYMACCLLYRGDVVPKDVNAAIATIKTKRSIQFVDWCPTGFKVGINYQPPTVVPGGDLAKVQRAVCMLSNTTAIAEAWARLDHKFDLMYAKRAFVHWYVGEGMEEGEFSEAREDMAALEKDYEEVGVDSIEGEGEEEGEEY
- the LOC108889028 gene encoding tubulin alpha-1B chain isoform X1 is translated as MRECISIHVGQAGVQIGNACWELYCLEHGIQPDGQMPSDKAIGGGDDSFNTFFSETGAGKHVPRAVFVDLEPTVIDEVRTGTYRQLFHPEQLITGKEDAANNYARGHYTIGKEIIDLVLDRIRKLVGNIILGGVHSLFAVSHIFDDCVPLCPQADQCTGLQGFLVFHSFGGGTGSGFTSLLMERLSVDYGKKSKLEFSIYPAPQVSTAVVEPYNSILTTHTTLEHSDCAFMVDNEAIYDICRRNLDIERPTYTNLNRLISQIVSSITASLRFDGALNVDLTEFQTNLVPYPRIHFPLATYAPVISAEKAYHEQLSVAEITNACFEPANQMVKCDPRHGKYMACCLLYRGDVVPKDVNAAIATIKTKRSIQFVDWCPTGFKVGINYQPPTVVPGGDLAKVQRAVCMLSNTTAIAEAWARLDHKFDLMYAKRAFVHWYVGEGMEEGEFSEAREDMAALEKDYEEVGVDSIEGEGEEEGEEY